CATCGCGCTTCTTACGGCGACGTTCAAGACATGTTGAAATCTTCATGTGGATTACAAAGTATCCCAGCACGACAATGATGAGCGCGACGACATACATGGACGTCTTCCACCCCCTGTTGGACCCGGCCGCATAGGCCCCTAGGAGAGCAAATAAATCCAGTCTGATTGTCCAGTTCATCACCCTCAGCGACCATTTCTCCCATTCTCCTTGCTGCTCCTTTCGCAGCCATTGCGGCAGCAACATGATGATGACAACGATGGAAGCCACAAAGGAGATGGAGTTGCTGTAGAAGAAGATGAGGTACCGGGGCCTCCTGTTGTCGTGCATCACTGGATTGCCTGCCTCGTACCCGCTGTCGCCGCTCTGCCATGTTCCGCCAGGCGGTTTCAGGCCGGCCTGGTAGGCTACGCTCGCCACCAAGATGCCTAGCAGCATTAGGTACTTGCGCCTTGCATGCTTCTTCCTTTCTCCCTTTTCACCCTTCTGTTTAATGGCTGCGGAGGGCGGACTTTTTTTGGAATTGCCATGTCTCTTCAGCAAAAATACTAGCAGCAGTCCGGCTGCAACGAGGAGGACCACGACTGCCAACACAATGATGTAGATGGATGTCTTGAGGTGTTGCGTGCTTCCGGCGGCGTAGGCTCCCATCAAACAAAGCAAGCCCACCGCTGTACAAACAGATAGCGCATTGCTTCGTATGGCTGGCCTGTACAGATTGGGGTTCACCAGGAGGATGATGAGGGCGATGGACAACATGAAGCTTATGGAGTTGCAGTAGAAGAAGGCATTGTAGCGGCGTGGGTAGTTGTCCAAGAGGACAGGGTCGCCGGCATGGTGCCGCCTGAGCTTGTCGTCCTGGAGCAGGAAGCCGCCGGGAGGGGTGAGGCCGGCTTGGTATGTGATGGTCGCTGCCAAGATTGCGAAGAGGAGCAACCGTTTGCGCCTCTTCTCCAGCAACAGATCTTCTTTAGCATTGTTTTTCTTGTCCTTGTCGTCCAGCGTGAAGAAGACAATATGGATCACCACATAGATCAGGACAGCGCCTGCTAAAGCCATGGCGTAAATGGATTTATTCACGTCCCGACAGCTCCCAGCGGCATATGCACCGATGAGGCCAAACAGGACGAGTATCATGGCTGCCTCCAGCGCGTGGTGCTTGACCAGCTTCTCCTTCTGGACAAGGACGATGGCCACCAAGGAGGCCACAAACGCAACCGAGTTGCAGTAGTAGAAGACCCTGTACCTTGCAATGTTTATTGTGAGGAGAATCGGGTCGCCGGCCATGTGCCCGTTGCTGTTATCCTGCCAAAGACCACCCGGCGGGTCCAACCCGGCTGCGTAGGTGATGGCGGCGGCAAGAGTGGCCAGCAGTAGAACAAGAGAGCGAGCCTTGTCCAGAGCCTCCCTAGCACTGCATTTTAGAGAAAGAAGAAACAGAGTTCAGTTGCAGAGAATGAAGAAACAGAGTTCACTTTCAGAGACTGAGGAAGCAGAGTTGAAGAGAAAGGAGAAACAGAGTTCAGTTTCATAGAAAGAAAGAAACAGTGCTCTGTACCTGGCATTATCCTCATTTTCATCATGTTGTTGGGCTGGACTGAAACAACTAGAAAATAATTTTGATGCTGAACTGCAGAAGCGATGGAGGAGGATGTATGCCACAACGGCGCCAGCCAGGGAGACCACGTAGACGGTGGTGTCGGTCTCCCTGCAGCTGCCTGCGGCGTATGCGCTGAC
This window of the Triticum urartu cultivar G1812 unplaced genomic scaffold, Tu2.1 TuUngrouped_contig_5806, whole genome shotgun sequence genome carries:
- the LOC125529740 gene encoding uncharacterized protein LOC125529740 codes for the protein MMLDLLSLMGAYGAGTCQDKVSTIYYAVLVAGVLLYVAVLKLADRCWKMPATNLDSGTGGIVASVSDSDLEVEAKEKQAREKKAEERLCKVLMLLAIFAVSITYVAGLNTPGGFWDSTGGSHHLGDAILKDHHIIRLTVFLFCNTMAFVASLFITMLLIIDGKNLHKKKARSRMLYGCIVVALVGLVSAYAAGSCRETDTTVYVVSLAGAVVAYILLHRFCSSASKLFSSCFSPAQQHDENEDNASAREALDKARSLVLLLATLAAAITYAAGLDPPGGLWQDNSNGHMAGDPILLTINIARYRVFYYCNSVAFVASLVAIVLVQKEKLVKHHALEAAMILVLFGLIGAYAAGSCRDVNKSIYAMALAGAVLIYVVIHIVFFTLDDKDKKNNAKEDLLLEKRRKRLLLFAILAATITYQAGLTPPGGFLLQDDKLRRHHAGDPVLLDNYPRRYNAFFYCNSISFMLSIALIILLVNPNLYRPAIRSNALSVCTAVGLLCLMGAYAAGSTQHLKTSIYIIVLAVVVLLVAAGLLLVFLLKRHGNSKKSPPSAAIKQKGEKGERKKHARRKYLMLLGILVASVAYQAGLKPPGGTWQSGDSGYEAGNPVMHDNRRPRYLIFFYSNSISFVASIVVIIMLLPQWLRKEQQGEWEKWSLRVMNWTIRLDLFALLGAYAAGSNRGWKTSMYVVALIIVVLGYFVIHMKISTCLERRRKKRDAEAAMGII